Proteins encoded together in one Ignavibacteriales bacterium window:
- a CDS encoding NifB/NifX family molybdenum-iron cluster-binding protein, which yields MDTKNMKVAFVTDDGTTISQHFGRARYYEVLTVANGAVTNRERREKAGHHTFAGGDQQHEHHGPGHGLDEHSQGKHRTMTANVVDCQILVARGMGFGAYQHITDEKIKPIITHTQNIDDAVREIISGTIVNHEERLH from the coding sequence ATGGACACGAAAAATATGAAAGTTGCATTCGTTACTGACGACGGGACCACCATAAGTCAGCATTTCGGGCGGGCCCGCTACTACGAAGTTCTCACGGTTGCCAATGGGGCCGTGACGAATCGCGAACGCCGGGAGAAGGCGGGGCATCACACGTTTGCCGGGGGAGATCAACAGCACGAGCATCATGGACCCGGGCATGGCCTTGACGAACATTCACAAGGGAAACACCGCACGATGACGGCGAATGTGGTGGACTGCCAGATTTTGGTCGCCCGCGGGATGGGATTCGGCGCGTACCAGCATATCACAGACGAAAAGATCAAGCCGATCATTACCCACACCCAGAATATTGATGATGCGGTCCGCGAAATCATCAGTGGCACGATCGTCAATCACGAAGAGCGGTTGCACTGA
- a CDS encoding CGGC domain-containing protein translates to MVGKTKIGIIICHRYHTCAGGKCFRALSHREGAFSVYENKEVELVGFTTCDGCPGGNIESAPEEMKKNGAQVIHFATGMIVGYPPCPHVAHFRDFIPAKYGLKVVVGTHPIPEKYYKVHTVLGTWDTPEWRELIQPTLTDEKTRLAYD, encoded by the coding sequence ATGGTCGGCAAGACGAAAATAGGGATCATCATTTGTCATCGCTATCATACGTGCGCCGGCGGGAAGTGCTTCCGCGCCCTGTCCCACAGGGAAGGGGCATTCAGTGTGTACGAAAACAAAGAAGTCGAGCTCGTTGGATTCACCACGTGCGATGGCTGCCCTGGTGGCAACATAGAATCTGCTCCTGAAGAGATGAAGAAAAATGGAGCGCAGGTCATCCACTTTGCAACGGGTATGATCGTAGGCTATCCCCCCTGCCCCCACGTTGCTCACTTTCGTGACTTCATTCCTGCGAAGTACGGCCTGAAGGTGGTGGTTGGCACGCATCCCATCCCCGAAAAATACTACAAGGTTCATACGGTGTTAGGAACCTGGGATACACCCGAATGGCGAGAGTTGATTCAGCCGACGTTGACGGATGAAAAGACACGGCTGGCGTACGATTGA
- a CDS encoding aspartate/glutamate racemase family protein, whose product MMKTIGLIGGMSWESSLEYYRIINETTKQKLGGFHSSQSILYSVDFEEVERLQHQAKWDELTELMVSAAQSLEKAGAELLVICTNTMHKMADDVQASISIPLLHIVDATAKQIQLQNLHTVGLLGTKFTMEQDFYRGRLSEKFGLKVLTPGDDEREIVHSVIYNELCQGEVKEPSRAAYVRIISNLVKRGAQGIVLGCTEIPLLVKQKDVAVPMFDTTSIHAKHAVEVALAG is encoded by the coding sequence ATGATGAAAACAATAGGCCTGATCGGTGGCATGAGCTGGGAGTCGTCGCTCGAATACTACAGAATCATCAATGAGACGACGAAACAAAAACTCGGGGGGTTCCATTCTTCACAAAGCATCCTCTACTCTGTGGACTTCGAGGAGGTTGAACGACTTCAACATCAGGCCAAGTGGGATGAATTGACAGAGCTCATGGTGAGCGCCGCACAAAGCCTCGAGAAAGCCGGAGCAGAGTTGCTTGTTATCTGCACAAACACGATGCACAAAATGGCCGATGATGTACAGGCGAGCATCAGCATTCCGCTCCTCCATATCGTGGACGCAACGGCAAAGCAAATCCAACTGCAAAACCTGCACACCGTTGGTCTGTTGGGCACGAAATTCACCATGGAGCAGGATTTTTACAGAGGGCGATTGTCAGAGAAGTTCGGACTGAAGGTCTTGACTCCAGGGGACGATGAAAGGGAAATTGTCCACAGCGTCATTTACAATGAACTGTGCCAGGGAGAAGTCAAGGAACCGTCAAGGGCCGCATACGTCCGCATCATTAGTAACCTCGTGAAGCGAGGGGCGCAAGGAATTGTATTGGGATGCACTGAAATCCCGCTGCTGGTGAAACAAAAAGATGTCGCCGTGCCGATGTTTGACACGACGAGTATTCATGCGAAGCATGCTGTGGAAGTGGCATTGGCAGGATAG
- a CDS encoding right-handed parallel beta-helix repeat-containing protein, producing MTTFKYLTNTAILCLMFSLQAVGQAQPRVFYVAPTGDDSWSGLLATSNRNLTDGPFATFTRVRDAIRELKQREGLPAGGVTVRVRGGLYRLSRSLSLSTEDSGTKNAPLVWEAYTGEEVVLTGGKDIGGFHPVTDPSVLNRIDPNYRKKIVVTDLKAQGIDQYGEISQRGSAGMELFFKGARMALARWPNKEWLLIADVPQTGTKRFNEGLEREKRFNNVPVGRHYGRITYDGDRPKRWSSENEIYLHGYWTWDWSDAFQKVKSIDTISSEITLQEPHHHYGYTKNQRYYFLNILEELDSPGEWYIDRKHGLLYFWPPDAMTEGSSSVSMLEEPIVSLDSTSFITLARFTFEQGRSSGVVVKGGSHNLIAGCTLRFLGNEAVTIDGGTENGVQSCDLYNLSLAAIRLKGGDRRTLVPGNNFAVNNHIHHYSSWVRTGQYAVFVDGVGAKVQHNVIHDAPFEAIYLRGNDHLIEFNEVYRVCQESGDAGALHTGRDWTWRGNVIRYNYFHHLLGPGLHGVMAVYLDDWASGFTVYGNVFYKSGRSAMIGGGRDNTVENNIFIECAPSVHLDARGLSWAGYFFNGTQPLLFEELRSMKYQEPPYSTRYPELLTLDKGNPAFPLNNKVIRNISYGGRWIDFYDSNAFDFSVVTMRDNLIADTAICRRQQKDQKGWDTYYLDIDRKDGYVLYTSADQGIKEEFRQNTFITGDPGFENLARNDFRLKSSSRAFALGFKPLPIDKIGLYKDSFRRIVPDRP from the coding sequence ATGACCACCTTCAAGTACCTGACAAACACAGCCATTCTGTGCCTCATGTTCAGTCTTCAAGCCGTCGGCCAGGCACAACCGCGGGTCTTCTACGTTGCCCCCACCGGAGATGACTCCTGGTCCGGATTATTGGCCACCTCAAACAGAAATCTCACGGACGGGCCATTTGCAACATTCACCCGCGTACGCGACGCGATCAGAGAACTCAAACAACGCGAAGGCTTGCCGGCGGGCGGCGTCACCGTACGGGTGCGGGGAGGTCTGTATCGCCTCTCACGCTCACTTTCCCTTTCCACTGAAGATTCAGGAACAAAGAACGCTCCCCTCGTGTGGGAAGCTTATACCGGCGAAGAGGTTGTCTTGACCGGAGGAAAAGACATCGGCGGCTTTCATCCCGTCACCGACCCATCCGTTCTCAATCGAATCGATCCAAACTACCGAAAGAAGATTGTTGTCACCGACCTGAAAGCGCAGGGAATCGATCAGTACGGTGAGATCTCCCAACGCGGCAGCGCGGGCATGGAGCTGTTTTTCAAGGGGGCCCGCATGGCCCTCGCGCGATGGCCGAACAAGGAATGGCTTCTCATTGCGGATGTTCCGCAGACGGGGACAAAGCGATTCAACGAAGGGCTTGAACGGGAAAAGAGATTCAACAACGTTCCGGTCGGCAGACACTACGGCAGGATCACCTACGACGGCGACCGGCCCAAGCGATGGTCATCGGAGAATGAGATTTATCTTCATGGGTACTGGACGTGGGACTGGAGCGACGCGTTCCAGAAAGTGAAATCCATCGATACCATCTCCAGCGAAATCACCCTGCAGGAACCCCACCATCACTACGGGTACACCAAGAATCAGCGGTACTATTTTCTGAATATACTCGAGGAACTCGATTCGCCGGGTGAATGGTACATCGACCGGAAGCACGGACTTTTGTACTTCTGGCCTCCCGACGCGATGACGGAAGGATCTTCGTCTGTCTCCATGCTCGAAGAGCCGATCGTGTCGTTGGACAGCACCTCCTTCATTACGCTTGCCCGATTCACTTTCGAACAGGGAAGATCAAGCGGTGTCGTTGTTAAGGGGGGCAGCCACAATCTTATTGCGGGTTGCACACTTCGTTTCCTTGGCAACGAGGCCGTGACCATCGATGGCGGGACGGAGAACGGAGTGCAGAGCTGTGATCTTTACAATCTCTCACTCGCAGCTATCCGCCTCAAAGGGGGCGATCGCAGGACGCTCGTCCCCGGAAACAATTTTGCGGTAAATAATCACATTCACCATTACAGCTCGTGGGTTCGAACAGGACAGTACGCTGTCTTTGTGGACGGCGTGGGAGCGAAAGTCCAGCACAACGTCATTCACGACGCTCCGTTTGAAGCCATCTATCTGAGAGGCAACGATCACCTGATTGAATTCAATGAAGTGTATCGTGTGTGTCAGGAATCTGGAGATGCGGGCGCGCTGCACACCGGGCGGGACTGGACCTGGCGCGGCAACGTTATCCGGTACAACTATTTTCATCACCTGCTGGGGCCGGGACTGCACGGTGTGATGGCTGTGTACCTTGATGATTGGGCAAGCGGGTTCACCGTCTACGGCAATGTATTTTACAAATCCGGTCGATCGGCGATGATCGGCGGCGGGCGCGACAACACCGTGGAGAACAACATCTTTATCGAGTGTGCGCCGTCCGTACACCTCGATGCCCGCGGGCTCAGCTGGGCAGGCTACTTTTTCAACGGAACGCAGCCACTCCTGTTCGAAGAGTTGAGGAGTATGAAGTATCAGGAGCCTCCCTACAGCACACGCTATCCTGAGCTCTTGACGCTCGACAAGGGAAACCCCGCTTTTCCCCTGAACAACAAAGTAATCCGCAACATTTCGTATGGCGGGCGCTGGATCGACTTTTATGATTCCAACGCGTTTGATTTTTCTGTCGTGACCATGCGAGACAACCTCATCGCAGATACCGCCATTTGCCGCCGTCAGCAAAAGGATCAAAAGGGATGGGACACATACTATCTGGACATTGACAGAAAAGATGGCTATGTACTCTATACCAGTGCAGATCAAGGCATTAAAGAGGAGTTCAGGCAGAACACCTTCATCACCGGGGATCCCGGCTTCGAAAACCTGGCAAGGAACGATTTCCGCCTGAAGAGCAGCTCCAGAGCCTTTGCCCTTGGATTCAAGCCTCTTCCCATCGACAAAATCGGATTGTATAAGGATTCGTTCCGGCGGATCGTGCCGGATCGGCCGTAG
- a CDS encoding pyridoxamine 5'-phosphate oxidase family protein: MGAQQPDKLLAVAREIMKEADYCFFMSHGESGEINARLMHPFPPDADFNLWLGASPYSRKVREILKQDKVTLTFLNPRSTAYVSIVGKAVLDSDTELKRKYWRSYWSDMYPGGPENAEYILIKIIPYRIEFMDFSNAALPQPYGLKPNGLEKKDGAWVEVAARDQL, from the coding sequence ATGGGAGCTCAACAACCGGACAAGCTGCTCGCAGTCGCACGTGAGATCATGAAAGAAGCCGACTACTGCTTCTTCATGAGCCATGGGGAATCGGGTGAAATCAACGCGCGCTTGATGCATCCGTTCCCGCCCGATGCGGATTTCAATCTGTGGCTCGGTGCAAGCCCGTATTCGCGCAAAGTCCGCGAGATCCTGAAGCAAGACAAAGTGACGCTCACGTTTCTCAACCCGCGCAGCACTGCCTATGTCTCGATCGTCGGCAAGGCCGTACTCGACAGCGATACCGAGTTGAAGCGAAAGTACTGGAGGTCGTACTGGAGCGATATGTATCCCGGCGGACCGGAAAACGCGGAGTACATTCTCATCAAGATCATCCCGTACCGCATCGAGTTCATGGATTTCTCGAACGCGGCGCTCCCCCAGCCGTACGGCTTGAAACCCAACGGACTGGAGAAGAAAGACGGGGCGTGGGTGGAGGTCGCCGCACGAGATCAACTATGA
- a CDS encoding substrate-binding domain-containing protein, translated as MRQTCIVCTFVIVAILAVAGCSTTQKEQPKKRIAGIVFQEDQFFRLVLFGMRDAAKKSGVELLEANSAGKPDKEVELINTYIANAVDAIVISPLSARASVAALTRAHEKGITIITYNTPVEGDLAASFVESDQVDLGASTGRAARAYIEHTLKGKAKIAIISGKSQVPEQAIMRINGFRDEVLKLPGVSIVSEQDAWLAEQATKKVGDILTANPDIDIVWSANEGGTVGAVMAVRNAGKAGKVCVFGTDISDQLSNFLLDDDGVLRAITGQQPFEIGSMAADAAVKALKGQPVEKKTSLPGILLTREKPDDIRKFKQRLKELTQ; from the coding sequence ATGAGACAAACATGTATTGTCTGCACTTTTGTCATTGTTGCGATCCTGGCAGTTGCGGGGTGCAGCACGACACAGAAGGAACAACCGAAAAAACGGATCGCCGGGATTGTTTTTCAGGAAGACCAGTTTTTCCGTCTCGTGTTGTTCGGGATGCGCGACGCTGCGAAGAAGAGCGGCGTTGAGCTTCTTGAGGCGAACAGCGCCGGCAAACCAGACAAGGAAGTTGAGCTCATCAACACCTACATCGCGAATGCGGTGGATGCCATTGTCATCTCGCCCCTCAGCGCAAGAGCCTCGGTTGCAGCGCTGACACGCGCTCATGAAAAAGGCATCACCATCATCACCTACAACACGCCCGTCGAGGGAGACCTTGCTGCGTCATTTGTCGAGAGCGACCAGGTTGATCTGGGGGCATCGACAGGGCGCGCCGCTCGCGCCTACATTGAACATACTCTCAAGGGGAAGGCAAAAATCGCGATCATCTCGGGCAAATCGCAGGTTCCGGAGCAGGCGATCATGAGGATCAATGGCTTCAGGGACGAAGTCCTCAAGCTTCCCGGCGTTTCGATCGTCTCCGAACAGGATGCCTGGCTTGCCGAGCAGGCAACGAAAAAGGTCGGGGACATCCTGACCGCAAATCCGGATATTGACATCGTGTGGTCCGCGAACGAAGGGGGAACGGTTGGAGCCGTGATGGCTGTGCGGAATGCCGGCAAAGCGGGAAAGGTCTGTGTGTTCGGCACCGATATCAGTGATCAACTTTCGAATTTCCTGCTCGACGACGATGGTGTGCTCCGGGCGATCACCGGCCAGCAGCCGTTCGAAATCGGTTCCATGGCCGCAGACGCGGCCGTGAAGGCTCTGAAAGGACAACCTGTCGAAAAGAAGACATCGCTTCCCGGGATCCTTCTCACCAGAGAGAAACCGGATGATATCAGGAAATTCAAGCAGCGCCTCAAAGAGTTGACCCAATAG
- a CDS encoding substrate-binding domain-containing protein — MHRNVILPVLLLAAGLVLFSCSRQPSQKRIAGIVFQEDQFFRLVVFGMRDAAKKNGVELLEANSDNKPDKEVQLINTYIANKVDAIAIAPLSSKSSVSALERARDKGIAVIAHNMILESDVAVASIQSDHFDIGVSTGRAARAYIESKFGGKAKVAILAFQSQLPEQSSLRSNGFKSEITKLPGVTIVSEQDAWLPEQAVKKVGDILTANPDVHVIWAANEGGTVGAVMAVKNAGKAGKVAVFGTDTSEQLAEFLLDDVNILQATTGQRPFEIGSMTIEFAVKVLKGEKVEKKVSLPGFLLTREKPDEVKQFKERLKELSK; from the coding sequence ATGCACCGAAATGTCATTCTCCCTGTACTCCTCCTTGCCGCCGGCCTGGTGCTCTTCAGTTGCAGCAGGCAGCCATCCCAAAAACGAATTGCGGGAATCGTTTTTCAGGAAGATCAATTCTTTCGCCTTGTTGTCTTCGGCATGCGTGATGCGGCAAAGAAGAACGGGGTCGAGTTGCTCGAAGCAAACAGCGACAACAAACCGGACAAGGAAGTCCAGCTGATCAACACCTACATCGCCAACAAAGTCGATGCGATCGCAATCGCCCCCCTGAGCTCAAAATCGTCTGTGAGCGCTCTCGAACGGGCTCGCGACAAGGGGATCGCGGTGATTGCACATAATATGATACTCGAGAGTGATGTCGCCGTCGCTTCCATCCAAAGTGATCACTTCGATATCGGGGTATCAACAGGAAGGGCCGCTCGGGCGTACATCGAAAGTAAATTTGGGGGCAAGGCGAAGGTCGCTATCCTGGCATTTCAGTCGCAACTCCCCGAACAGAGCTCATTGCGTTCGAACGGGTTCAAGAGCGAGATCACAAAGCTCCCCGGCGTCACGATTGTGTCCGAACAAGACGCGTGGCTTCCTGAGCAAGCGGTCAAGAAGGTGGGAGATATCCTCACCGCCAATCCTGATGTTCACGTCATCTGGGCTGCGAACGAGGGGGGCACCGTGGGGGCAGTGATGGCCGTGAAAAACGCCGGAAAGGCTGGAAAAGTAGCCGTATTCGGCACAGATACGAGCGAACAGCTCGCGGAATTTCTGCTCGATGACGTCAACATTCTCCAGGCAACCACCGGCCAGCGTCCGTTTGAAATCGGATCGATGACAATCGAGTTCGCTGTAAAAGTCCTCAAGGGAGAGAAGGTCGAAAAAAAGGTATCTCTTCCCGGTTTCTTGCTGACGCGCGAAAAACCTGATGAGGTGAAACAATTTAAAGAACGTCTGAAGGAGCTGAGCAAATAG
- a CDS encoding sugar ABC transporter ATP-binding protein, which produces MSTQIHTLQTLSLRKEYPGTVALNDVTVSFAGGQIHALIGKNGAGKSTLVKLIAGATRPTRGSILVDGKEVSLQSPRDALQRGIVAVHQELSLVPELSVGENILLGRLPKKSGFGASMVDWKRVQSRAEEILVGLGVALDVNAHAGTLGVAQQQSVEIAKAMSYEPSILILDEPTSALAQQETERLFELLRSLKKRGVVLLYITHRLQELREIADTITALRNGSLVGTIGIAEATPSTIVHMMFGEVVQRVKPADLVPRTEPFVQVRSLSRRGAFENINFTLHKGEILGIAGLLGSGRTELLRALFGADPADAGDLLIDGRSIRPSNPRQMKDLGVVLTPENRKDQGLVQILNTRINACLASLNRISSHGFLTRAREQVSVERNIRELDIAVADPEAPIAFLSGGNQQKVVIGKWLNTQPRLVLLDEPTRGIDVQAKQQMFQIIWDMSKRGISCIVVSSELEELLDICHRILIMRQGEIVSSVRPDEISLENLFAACMKEEA; this is translated from the coding sequence ATGAGTACTCAGATCCACACTCTCCAGACGCTTTCCCTTCGCAAGGAATACCCGGGAACTGTCGCTCTGAACGACGTAACTGTTTCGTTTGCCGGCGGGCAGATTCATGCCCTCATCGGAAAGAACGGCGCGGGAAAAAGCACGCTCGTCAAGCTCATTGCCGGCGCAACGCGACCTACCCGGGGCTCCATTCTTGTTGACGGCAAGGAAGTGTCGCTTCAATCACCCCGGGACGCCCTGCAGCGCGGCATCGTCGCCGTGCACCAGGAGCTCAGTCTTGTCCCGGAGCTCAGTGTCGGGGAAAATATCCTCCTCGGTCGCCTCCCGAAGAAATCAGGTTTTGGCGCTTCAATGGTCGATTGGAAGCGCGTACAATCGCGCGCGGAAGAAATTCTTGTCGGTCTTGGAGTCGCTCTCGACGTCAACGCGCACGCAGGCACGCTCGGCGTTGCACAGCAGCAATCCGTTGAGATCGCGAAAGCGATGTCGTACGAACCGTCGATTCTGATACTCGACGAACCCACCTCCGCCCTTGCCCAGCAAGAAACCGAGCGCCTCTTTGAACTGCTGCGATCACTGAAGAAACGCGGCGTTGTCTTGCTCTATATTACACACCGGCTGCAGGAACTCCGGGAAATCGCAGATACCATCACGGCCCTTCGTAACGGCTCACTCGTCGGTACCATTGGCATCGCGGAAGCAACGCCTTCAACGATTGTCCATATGATGTTCGGAGAGGTTGTTCAGCGAGTCAAGCCCGCGGATCTCGTTCCCCGTACCGAGCCGTTTGTCCAAGTGCGTTCGCTTTCACGGCGAGGCGCCTTCGAGAATATCAATTTCACCCTCCACAAGGGGGAAATACTTGGTATTGCCGGGCTTCTCGGCTCGGGAAGAACAGAGCTCCTCAGGGCGCTCTTTGGAGCGGATCCGGCTGATGCGGGCGATCTGCTCATCGACGGACGCAGCATCCGCCCTTCGAACCCCCGCCAGATGAAAGACCTTGGTGTCGTTCTGACTCCAGAAAACAGAAAAGACCAGGGCCTCGTGCAGATACTGAATACCCGGATCAACGCATGTCTTGCGAGCCTGAACCGAATTTCTTCACACGGCTTCCTGACGCGCGCACGCGAACAGGTCTCTGTCGAGCGCAATATCCGCGAGCTCGACATTGCCGTTGCAGACCCTGAAGCCCCTATCGCGTTCCTCAGCGGCGGGAACCAGCAGAAGGTGGTCATCGGAAAATGGCTCAACACACAGCCTCGTCTTGTTCTTCTCGATGAGCCGACGCGCGGCATCGATGTCCAAGCGAAGCAGCAGATGTTTCAGATCATCTGGGACATGAGCAAACGGGGAATCAGCTGTATCGTCGTGTCCAGCGAGCTCGAGGAGCTGCTCGATATCTGTCACCGTATTCTGATCATGCGGCAAGGGGAGATCGTCTCCAGCGTTCGGCCCGATGAAATATCCCTTGAGAATTTGTTTGCCGCCTGTATGAAAGAGGAAGCATGA
- a CDS encoding ABC transporter permease, with protein sequence MIISPRLRLFISSSILEVILVLLCIILAFTASGFLTADNLLNILRNISMQGVIAFGMTMVIISGEIDLSVGSAVAFAACLTAFLTQKLGGEWASLPISFAITVSIVVTLGIGFLFGAFTGFMRNRYQVPSFITTLALMTGLSGAAELITNGFPLTPFPAWYNFIGGGYVLGIPFPAILFLLTFAVLQFLMNYTSFGRSVYAVGGNAEAARLSGINVRRVKTMVFGITAFLAALSGVMVSSEIMSGTATTAKGWELDVIAAVIIGGTSFLGGVGRIWGTLIGVVFLGVMMNGMTLLNVSEYWQHVARGTIILVAVLLNLLQKEKGAR encoded by the coding sequence ATGATCATCTCTCCACGACTCCGGTTATTCATCAGTTCAAGCATTCTCGAGGTCATTCTCGTCCTGCTCTGCATCATACTTGCCTTCACGGCTTCCGGGTTCCTGACAGCAGACAACCTTCTTAACATTCTGCGGAATATATCGATGCAGGGGGTCATTGCGTTCGGCATGACCATGGTGATCATTTCCGGAGAAATCGACCTGAGTGTCGGCTCTGCGGTGGCATTCGCTGCCTGCCTTACAGCATTTCTCACGCAGAAGCTGGGGGGTGAATGGGCATCACTTCCGATCTCTTTTGCGATCACCGTTTCAATTGTTGTGACCCTCGGTATTGGTTTTCTCTTCGGGGCGTTTACCGGGTTCATGCGCAACCGCTATCAGGTGCCTAGTTTTATCACCACCCTCGCTCTCATGACGGGGCTTTCCGGTGCGGCAGAGCTGATCACAAACGGTTTTCCGCTGACACCGTTTCCCGCCTGGTACAATTTCATCGGCGGGGGCTACGTGCTCGGCATTCCTTTCCCCGCGATTCTCTTTCTTCTCACGTTTGCAGTCCTGCAATTCCTGATGAACTACACCTCGTTTGGCCGTTCCGTTTATGCGGTCGGGGGAAACGCTGAGGCAGCACGGCTCAGCGGCATCAACGTACGGCGTGTGAAGACAATGGTGTTCGGGATTACGGCTTTTCTTGCGGCTCTCAGCGGCGTCATGGTCTCGTCGGAAATTATGTCGGGGACCGCCACGACCGCCAAGGGTTGGGAATTGGATGTGATTGCCGCTGTTATCATCGGGGGCACGAGCTTTCTGGGCGGGGTTGGAAGAATCTGGGGGACGCTGATCGGCGTCGTGTTCCTCGGCGTCATGATGAACGGCATGACCCTTCTGAATGTCAGTGAATACTGGCAGCACGTTGCGCGAGGAACAATCATCCTTGTCGCCGTTCTCCTGAACCTCCTTCAAAAAGAAAAGGGTGCACGATGA
- a CDS encoding uroporphyrinogen decarboxylase family protein gives MNGYQRMMAALQGKQADTTPVMLHSFMMAAREAGLTMEQFRSDPNTMARAFIESVEKYEYDGIIVDVDTVTLAGAAGVPIDFPVDQPSQAAGVRIHTLEEVNDLPPVDIRNYRSVQVWLEAVTILRNYFGDEIFVRGNCDQSPFTLASLIRGLEPWMLDLANESCHELIHKLLEYSTAITLQFVQLMSETGAHMTSNGDSVAGPELISPAMFRTFALPYEKTIVDKSHSVGLPYFLHICGNTSRIIDAMLETGSDGLELDYKTDALLAHAKMKDRTVFIGNIDPSGVLALGTPQLVEEKTRELLTIFADTPRFILNAGCAIPPITPPENLKAMIGAARSF, from the coding sequence ATGAACGGATACCAGCGGATGATGGCGGCGCTTCAGGGGAAGCAAGCGGACACGACCCCGGTGATGCTTCATAGTTTCATGATGGCGGCACGCGAGGCGGGCCTGACGATGGAGCAGTTCCGGAGCGATCCGAACACAATGGCCCGCGCATTTATCGAGTCGGTCGAGAAATATGAATACGACGGCATCATTGTCGATGTCGATACCGTGACGCTTGCCGGGGCTGCGGGTGTACCGATAGACTTTCCGGTTGATCAGCCCTCGCAGGCAGCCGGTGTCCGCATCCACACGCTCGAAGAGGTCAACGATCTCCCGCCTGTCGATATTCGAAACTACCGCAGCGTGCAGGTCTGGCTTGAAGCGGTGACTATTCTCCGCAACTATTTCGGCGACGAGATTTTTGTGCGGGGCAATTGCGACCAGTCTCCCTTCACGCTCGCCAGCCTGATCCGGGGACTCGAGCCGTGGATGCTCGATCTGGCAAACGAGAGTTGCCATGAACTTATCCATAAGCTCCTCGAGTACTCCACCGCCATCACGCTTCAATTCGTTCAGTTGATGTCTGAAACCGGCGCTCATATGACGTCGAACGGAGACAGTGTCGCGGGTCCTGAGTTGATTTCACCCGCGATGTTCAGGACGTTCGCGCTCCCGTATGAAAAAACTATTGTCGACAAGTCCCACTCGGTCGGGCTTCCCTATTTCCTTCATATCTGCGGCAACACGAGCCGGATCATCGATGCGATGCTCGAGACAGGCTCAGACGGCCTGGAACTCGACTACAAGACGGACGCACTTCTGGCACATGCGAAGATGAAGGATCGGACAGTGTTTATCGGGAACATCGATCCCAGCGGCGTTCTGGCACTTGGGACTCCTCAGCTTGTGGAAGAAAAAACGCGGGAGCTGTTGACCATCTTTGCTGATACCCCCCGTTTCATTCTCAACGCCGGCTGTGCAATTCCACCCATCACACCACCCGAGAATTTGAAGGCGATGATCGGCGCGGCGAGGAGTTTCTAG